A stretch of DNA from Glycine max cultivar Williams 82 chromosome 18, Glycine_max_v4.0, whole genome shotgun sequence:
ttatcaaacaataaacaaacattttagttaataaaaaaattaaaaactaattgagTTTGAATCGATGTCATATTTgtattgtgttttgttttgttttgttttttctattttcaccttgtccctttttttttcctattcctACCACAGTATCACACCAAGGCATTATTGTTAAGATTGGTGGAAGGTCGAAATGCATCAATTTTTAAAGTCTAAGACTTTTTATGTGAACTTGTTCCTTAATTTTCTAGGCATTTActttatctatattttaaaataattgcaaTAGAATATAGTATATTAGTATGATAGGGAGGCTTACATCATAACGGAGatgaagtttaaaaaatttggcCATGAAGTTTGATATATTTGATATGGGAGCTAATACGGGTACGATACAATATTAATGAATGAAATGAGATACTCAAGATGCAACGATAATGAGAGTAGATTTTCCATTATGTAAGTGTCATATATTCATGGGTAAATAGAGACACTTATCATCCAAAATATAATACGGTGATTATTAAACTTGTGAATGCTtcgaaaaacataatttattattaaattaatcctTAGATAATGAcgtaaaatttgataaatttattatctttcaTGCACTAATTTGTTGGCCTTTCATAAGTTCAGTGACAAATTTTTAgctacaatattattattattattattattaaaggtGACTTaatgacattattattatttaatcggATTGAATcgttatatttgataaaattaattgaaaatttagctagaaattaaaaagttaatttatagttgaaagttgaaaatttaacaaattaactataacttaaaaatataaaatgagagaaaaataataaaatcatgatttttttaaaaaagataattaaaaaattagataaatatattaaaaataaaaataaaaaattagaaactaatgtattaaaaaatcctacttgaattaatgttttaaaaaatgctaaaaattattaaaaaaattatttattcaacagttaaataaactttttaactaataaaaaattaaaaactaaatgaaatatatttttaaagataatctAATTTTGATAAAGTATTAGATATCAGTCAATCCAATCCATTGAAGTGAAAGCATAAGAAAGACAAAACCACGAGAGAAATGGCCGAAAGAAAGTGTGAAACAATAAACGACAAGAGAGCAAACGCAGCCTTGTCCCACTAACGCGTGTTTGATTtacatctaaaattaattttaagaaaagaaaattctaattCTTTAACCAAAAACTCAATTTCAtgaataaaaaccaaaaaatgaattctaaaagaataataattctAATTCATAGAAAATTAGAAAGTGACAAATCCAAAAAGGATATCGTTTTGAGTATGAAAAGAAACAGCAGAAAGGTCAACGACGGGTCTCGCAACGTTGCCGTTTACCACATAGCAGTTTCAGGATCTGTAGTACCAAtccaaaacaataataataactaaatgataaattaattaaataaataaaatttgtaatttcacTTTTCTTACAATCCGAATTTCGTCGTCATAACAGACAGGTGCGCATTTACAGTTTGTTTGGCTCTCACTCTTCTGTTTCAGGTTTTCGAAGTCAATTTCGTTTTAGGGTTTctcttgttaaaataaaaatcttctaGCTCGTTTCCTTGATTTTAGATTGAAGCGATTTGATTttggattttattgtttttattgctttttaagttatcatttgcgtattgtaattttttaggaAAGAAACAGAAATTGCAGATCCAAATCTCGTTTTGGAGTGAGGAATTTGAATGTTGAGATGTCTGAGAATCACGTAGCAGGGCAGGTTTCGGAAGCGGATTCGGATTCGGGTCATGGTGTTGTGCACGACGAATCAAATGTGGATACCGAATCAAACACTGATACTTATCAAGATCAGGTACTTTACCGGTTACAAATTATTGATTACCTAAGCTATGAAAATCGGTGCAATGCCAGGTTTTGGTTTTTAATAAATGCGAGTGAGTGAAGCAGGGAGAGCGTGTTGATCTCAGAGATCCTGAAGATGGAAAATCTACAGAGGATTCTGCCAGAGATGACATGTTTGTTGATTGCCCTGATGAGTTAACCACATTTGATGGTAGGCAAAAGGAGGAGGAAGTTGCTGCTGCGAAAAATGAAGATGACGGATCAGAGGAAAATGAAGTTATGCATCAACAGCAGAGTCATTTTGATAAATTGGGCAATGGAGTGGGAGATGGTTACTCCTCAGGCCAGCTAGAGAAAGTTGTTGCTCAGAAGGAAATTATTTTGAAGGAATACCAGGTTTGTGGTTGTATTAAGGATTAATAGTTTTAGCTAGCACAGATGGAGTTTGTTGTCAAGTACTCATGCTTTCTTTTTTGGGTGGGTCAGGAAGAAAGACAAACTGTTACTCAAGGAGTGCTTGATCTTTGTTGTCAGCTGAAGACTCTCACTGGTCAACAGAATGAAGCTGAAGTTGGAGATAGGGAAGTGACTGATGTTTCATTGAGGGAGATGATAAAGGAATGTTTGGAGTTTGTGAAGACCGCCTCAGAAGAACAGTCAAACAGTGAAACTACTATAAATAATCTTCGTGAACATCTATCTACAAAGGACCGTGAGATAGAGGATCTTAATGCAAAGCTTGCCCAATTAATGGTATCTAATGAAAGTATGCAAGTTTCATCCGAAGCTCAACTTGAAAAGGATCGTAATGTTGAGATTGTGATAGATAAGATGATATCTTCTCTTGCAACAGTTGTTACTCGAGAGCAAGTATTGGATGATTCTATTAGTGGGAAAATAGTTTATATTGAGGAAGGCACTATCCATTTAATTGAAAAGTATAATCAGATTCTTTCTGAAATTTATCAACTTGGGCAATCTTTCTCTGAGGTAGGCTTGGATACTAACGAGCATGAATACGGGAACATACTCGCTGATGCTCGTGGTGGGTTACTGGAGctcaaaaaaaaggaaacagaaTTGGTTGAAAAACTGGCTCATTTAGAAGATGAAAATCAGAAAATGGTTGATGAGCTTGACAAGGGAAAGGTGATGATAAGGACATTAAATACTGAACTTGGAAATCTGAAAATAGAACTCGAGCAGGAAAAGGTTAAATGTGCTAATACGAAAGAAAAGCTCAGTATGGCTGTGACAAAAGGAAAGGCATTGGTACAGCAGCGAGATTCATTAAAGAAGTCTCTGGCTGATAAATCCGGTGAGCTTGATAAATGTTTGATTGAATTGCAAGAGAAGTCAGTTGCACTACAAGCTGCTGAACTTGCTAAGGAGGAGTTGTCCCAAAGTGAAAATATGGTTGCATCCCTGCAGAACTCATTACTAGAAAAGAATGCAGTTATTGATCAAGTGGAAGAAATCTTGTCTCAGGCAAAACCTGATGAACCTGAAATGTTTGATATGCCAGAGAAACTAAGATGGCTTGTGGATGACAGAAATACTTTGAAGGAAGCCTTCCTAGAGCTATGCAAATTGAAGAAAGCTCTATCTCTAGCGGACCTGCCAGAGCCTGTTTCGTCATCTGATTTGGAATCACAAATGAAATGGCTTACAGATTCTTTGCTCAGGGCCCATGACAACATGCATACTCTACAGGAAGAAATTTCCACAATCAAGGAATCATCCCGTAACTATATTGATCAGCTTAGTGTTTCTCTTTTGCTGGCATTGCAGGAAAAAGATTACCTTCTGTCAGAATTAACTGATTTGAGGTTCAAATATGATGAGCTTGTTAGCAAGAACCATCAGATTTCTTTGGAGAAGGATCAGATAGTGCATATGTTAGTCGATCTTTGTGGTCTGAACTTGGAAGATGAAGGGATTGATCAAATCTCTTCCAGCACTTATACGATCATCAATTTATGCTTTAAAGTTATCAAAGGACAGAGTGGTCCCTTGTCTAGAGCATCCCATATTGATGCTGAGTTGTTTGAAAGGATTCAAAGTCTCTTGTATGTTAGAGATCAGGGATTAATACTCTATGAAGATATACTGGAAGAGGAGATGCTAATTAGATCAGATGTGAATAAGCTGTCAAATGAGTTGAAAGTGGTATCTGAGGAAATTATAGCACTGAAAGAAGAAAGGAGTTCTCTGCTGCAAGATCTTGAGCGATCAGAGGAGAAGACTTCCATGCTTAGGGACAAGTTGTCCATGGCAGTTAAGAAAGGAAAGGGGCTGGTTCAAGATAGGGACAATCTAAAAGGTCTTCTAAATGAAAAGAACTCAGAGATTGAGCAGTTGAAggctgatttgcagaagcaagAATCTGCAGTTTCTGAATACAGGGATGAGATCAATAGATTGTCCAATGATGTGGAAAGCATCCCGAAGCTGGAGGCTGATCTTCTGGAAATGAAAAGGGATAAGAATCAGTTTGAACAGTTCTTAATGGAGAGCAATAACATGTTACAGAAAGTGATGGAGTGTATTGACGGTGTTGCTCTTCCAGTTGTTCCAGTTTTTGATGAACCAATAGAGAAGGTGAAGTGGCTTGCTGGTTATGTCAATGAATGTCAAGATGCTAAGGTACACAGAGAACAGGAATTGCAGCTAGTGAAGGAAAATGCCAGTatacttgaaattaaattagCAGAAGCCCAAGCAACTGTAAAATCCCTTGAACAGGAATTATCATCTTCAGATGACAATGTTTCTCAACTTGCTGAAGAAAAAATTGAGTTAGAACATGGCAAAGTGAAAGTTGAGGAAGAGTTACAGAAAGTTAAAGATAAAGTTGCTGAAGTTTGTAATACTACTAAGTCACTTGAAGATGCCTTATCACAAGCAGAAAAAGAAATTTCTATTCTTTCCGAAGAGAAAGAGCAGGCTCAAGTTAGCAGAGTTGCTGCAGAGAGAGAGTTAGAGATTTTTAAAGATGAAGCAGCCAGGCAAACAAGCATACTGGCAGAGGCTAGCAAGACCATTAAGGATCTAGAAGATAAACTATCTCAGGTTGAGGGTAATGCCAATTTATTGACTGAAAAGTATAATGCCGATCAAGTTGCCAAAATTGACATGGGAAATGAATTGAAGAAGCTACAAGATGAAGCTTCAAATCATGCTAGTAAACTGGTGGGTGCCTCTGGAACTATAAAATCACTGGAGGATGCATTATTGAAGGCGCAAGATGATATTTCTGCCTTAGAAGATgcaaataaaattgcgaaacaGGAGATATCTTCACTTGGCTTTAAGTTAAATTCATGCATGGACGAGTTAGCTGGAAAGAGTGGCAGCTTAGAAAACAAGTCCTTACAGCTCATTGGACTCCTTAATGATCTTCAGGTGCTCATGAAAGATACTACTCCATTTCCCGGAATTAAACAATGCTTTGAGAGCAAATGTGAGACGCTAAAGAATATGAATCTCATTCTGAACAAAATAAGAGATAATGTTGCCATGACTGCAAAGGATTCAAAGGGACAGCCTGTGATGGtggtaatattttttctacccttttttggttttattattTCCTCCTGTTCTGTGCATTCAATGCTGAATTAATCTATGATACACTGTTCAAGTCTTCTGACCAGTAAGATATATGTATCCacatataatttgaaaaattgatGGTGATTAACGCATaatggtttgaactttgaagtgtctACTAATTAGAAATTTACACAGGGCTTTTGATATCAGATATGTGTTGTTTCAAATCTTTTTGTTCTGTAAAatcattgtgtgtgtgtgttggtgTTTTGTTACTATGGATTTgtctttcatttcttcttttttttttccattgtaTGTATTTTTCTTAATGGGCGGTGTTGTTTGTTCCAGGAAAATCCACTTGTGAGAGAAACATTCTTGGACAGCCCTGAAAATTATGAAGTTGAACTGGACAATACAGAGATTGATGGTGCTGACATTGACACCATAATCTCATCATTTGGAAAGATTGTGAAAGGATTTCAGTCGAGAAACAAACACATTGCAGATAAGTTTTATGAATTTTCGGATTTTATGGATGAGTTTATTTCTCCTCTCCATGAAAAACTACTGGAAACAGAGACCATGTCAACGACTATTGTTGAGAACAtggaaattatgaaaaaagaagcaaataccatggaaaaattgaaagaagaaCAGGAAAATACTATTGCCACTTTAGAAAACAATGTCAGTGTATTGCTATCTGCTTGCACAGACTCTACCATTGCACTTCAGAGTGAAGTTGACAAGAATCTTGGGCAGCCAGGCTCCATTTCCGAGGTTGAACAGTTAAACCTTGAAGCAGGTGCACAAACAGAGCATCATAAGAACAGCAAATACGTGGAAGCCACACATAAGTTGATGAATGCTTCTAGAAAAGCTCAAACTTTGATTGCACAGTTTGGATGTAGAAGTGAGCAAGTGGATGCAACAATTGAAGATTTGCGGAATAAATTGAAAGAAACAACTGTTGCTTTTGAATTAGTCACTGATGAGAGAGACTTGAATAAAAACAGAGTTTCACAACTGGAGTCTGATATTCAATCACTGCAAAGTGCTTGCAGTGAGCTTAAGGATAAGTTAGAGGATTATCATGCCttggaagaaaaattagagGAAAAAGAGGCTGAGATTTCATCAATGCACAATGCTTTGTTGGCAAaagaaggtaaaaaaaattgaaatcgtTATTGTCTTAACAATATTTGATTTAACTTCATATGGTGATTTACTTGTTTATGACTTGATTATCTTTTTCCATTGGCAGAAAACTCCCTCTTTCCAGCATCTCAAATGAGAGATCTCTTTGACAAGATAGATAGGATCAAAATCCCTATTGTAGAGTCCAAAGAAGATGATTTGGAGCCACATACTTCAGCCCCTATGAGAAAActcttttatattattgataGTGTTCCTAGgttgcatgatcaaataaactCTCTGTCTCATGATAAAGAAAAGCTGCAATCAATCCTTGAAACTAGGGATCTTGACATTAAGGATCTGAAGGATGAAGTCAAACAACTCAATAGAATCTGTGAAGACTCTAAAATGATCAAGAATGAATTGTCTGAGCTCACCTATGTATTAGAAAAAATTATGGATATTTTGGGAGCTGGTGAATGGGTTGTAGATAGGAAATCTAAAGGTTCGAAGGAATTAATACCAGCATTGGAGAAGCATATCATTGCCATTCTTTCAGAATCTGAAAATTCAAAATCCAAGGCTCAGGAACTTGATATTAAGTTAGTTGGAAGTCAGAAGGTTATTGATGAATTAACGACCAAGGTTAAATTACTTGAAGATTCACTCCAAGATAGGACTTCTCAGCCAGACATTGTACAGGAGAGGAGCATATATGAAGCACCCTCATTACCTGCTGAATCTGAGATAATTGAAGTTGAAGAGGTAGTTTTTTAAGCTTAAATTTCTTACACAATGCAATATATAAGTAGCGAGTCTGCAGTGCTATTTAAGttcaaatgtttaattttttattcggggattcataatttttttaaatgaaaaacatatttcctgTGATCCTTTTCTTGAAGTAAATACTTAATATAGATGGTTTGATGtgtttttatgaattaattgcTTATAAAATATGACAAATAGATATATCTATTCACTGGtgccttattttttttctttaactaaaTGCAGATGAACTAGAAGTTTGTTTTGAAGGGTTATTTTTCCCCTTTACATATTGGAACTTTATTTGATTTCTGGTTGACCATatcttgtttttatcttttatgcaTTCATTAATATTATGATGCATTCTCAAATTAAGTATTAAAGTGATTAAGGGAAAGGCATAAGTAAACTGTAAAGTGTTTGCTTCTTTACACAGGGATCATCACTTAGCAAGAAAGCAATATCTCCTGTCCCATCGGCTGCTCATGTGCGGAATATGCGAAAAGGATCTACTGACCATCTTGCACTCGATATTAGTGGGGAGTCTGATAATTTGATTAACAGGGTAGATAAGGATGATGATAAAGGTAATTATGAGTTTCTCATttttgtgaatttcttgatttgaaaatttgaagATCTAATTGTAGATTACTTTGCAGGTCATGTATTCAAGTCTCTGAGCACTACTGGATTCGTACCAAAACAGGGAAAGCTCATTGCAGATCGTATTGATGGACTCTGGTAAAATTGCATTTTgttatacttttttctttttaccaatGGTAAAGAATGAGTATTAGAAATTGCTTGTTtcagcttataaaaaaaaatattcttgttTCAGCTTTTTAACATGGTAGTATTTACATGGTAAAATGATGGCTATACATTGAAATGTTGAAAGCAGAAGACCTGAAATCTTTAAGATGATATTTTGCGTAGAATCTCAATCAACGCCATGCTGTGTAGACCGCTTAGTAGTACGGCCCACAAGATGCTAAAGATCTATGGTCCATGGTTTGGAGTTATTTAGGGAAAAGAAATATCTTTCTCATAGTATCAAATCATCATCACCATTCTCCTAATGACATTTTCCTTTGAATAAACAAGTTAAAGTTTTGCTTAAAACTAAATTTTCGTATTGAAAGTGATTCCTCCCTGCATAACTGAAATTGATTTATTGGCgttgtttaatttgtttaataataaaactgcTGAAATCATTTAACATGAGAGGTAGCTAAATGTATTCAATAGCATTGtagcaaatattttttgataattcATTAAATGATATTTCAGTAAATTCATCTCTATTACCTTAATGCTAACAGTTCCTttatattgaatttcaataCTTTAAATGAAAGCATTTTCAGACTTCGCaaattgaatgtttttttttatcattgagaaTTTAACACTAAATTTTTACCgttgcaaatttttatttatttgtagttTCATCAAACACTCTTTAACTTAGAATTTAATTTCCCTATGCAGGGTATCTGGTGGCCGGGTTCTCATGAGTCATCCTAGAGCAAGATTAGGACTTATTGGCTATTTGTTTGTCTTGCATATATGGCTACTGGGGACGATCTTGTAGAAAAGTTGTGACCAAACCTACCTGGACTGCTCAACATTGAATGTCCTGCGTCTGCAAATTGTATTATCGATATAAAATTGTCCCTTTTTATTCATGTCTTTCTTTTTGCTTCTTTAGCCTGTTTTTCTTTAGTCTCGTCAATTCACTATTTGTTCTCTGCAATCACATTTTAGGGATTCAGAGATTCTGGTCTTCAATGTTTGGGCTCATTTTTTGACagccttctttttctttaaaatcgAAGCCCCTCCATTGTATTAGCCTACAATTGTTTGATTGCTTCAATATTAAAGGATTTGGTGGGTAGAAAATAGGTAGATGAATTTTTTCGAAcgttaatgtaataaaaatgtAGAAAGATTTTAAGGATGACTTATTTATATCTCAAGCAGTGAATGAGAATGAAGTTGAAGGATGACTCATTTGTGTTTTTGTCTGCTGTTTTCGTTTTATGAACCATCTAAGTTTATTGTAAATAGTTAGCTGTGATTTTGCAACGGAAACAGGATTTTGGAGAGGTGTTGTGTGTAAGAGTTTGATTCATACTTATGTAAGTTGATTCCTTTATGTAAGGGTCATATATAACGAAAAtagttcttattttaaaaatgtgaaaataataaatcttGATCATAAATAAAGATTTATAGTTCTGATTAAGATTAAGACATGAATAATGAAAAAtgtcatatatattatttttttagttttaatcattcaaataatattGAATGATCAAAATTCAATAGTCATTTTTCGTAATTTACCTAACATATATCACTGGTATTTTGGAGAGTTGTTAGCTAACatatttcttcaatttcttaggCATTTATTTATTTCCCTCAATTTCTAGTTTCACTGAATATTACAAAACTTCATTCTCGTAGCTTCAGTATGCATGATCATTTAGTAAACCCATCTCCATCTTCTCAATTACCATGCGATGCAATACATGTAAGCTTTGGGTTATGTCTCTTCTAAGATTTAGACTTTCTTTGTATATATAGAGGAAAAAAGCAAGTTACaaaggattaaaaaaagaaaaagcttcCAATCTTCCAGTCTCCTCCAAgcatctttttctctctttagaaAAATTATAGAATGTGGGCATCTTATAatgttataaagtaaaaaaaaaaaaaagttaaaattttgacAAAGCTCAAATACGTTTTTGTTTGTTATTCGAATGTGGATTGCTACATCAATTCATTTACTATAAATAGTTAACCGTTTTTGTTGTAACGGAAACGGGTCATGGGAAAGGGATTCAGCATTTAGTTTGTGCAATTGCTAACAAAAAATGTTGATGATTAAATAACCcgtgtgtttggatgagttgGCCACGCAAACCCAACAGCTAATTTTCGTTGCACTTCGTTTCCTCTTCCTGTATAACATTTATAACCTGATGCATTTTCACAATATTCAATTTCACTTCATCCCTTGTGTTTCATCTTCTTATGTGTCTATTCATTTTCCTCAGAATTTCCGGTTTTGTTGAATATCACAAAGCTTCAATCTCATGGCCTCGGTATGatcttcttgttcttctcttccaTCTTCTCAATTATTATGCATTGCAATGCATGTACGCTTTTTTTTTGGTCATGCCATTTCTTATATTTagattctcttattttctttaagaACAAAATAGCTTgacacaaatgaaaaaaaagaagacatcCTTCCAATGTTATAGACTCAAATGATAGAATGCAAATGGTTGGATAGAACTTAATTAGTTGGACTCACTGATAAACTGTTTGCTGAAATAAAGAAGTAAGAATCAATATTTGccataaccatttttttttcgcACAACTCTTTATGCGAAAATTTTGGCTAAAAAGTTACAGCTATCTtagcagttttcataatttttttttgttcttctaaGAAATCTAGGCAGAAATGAACTTTAGATATATATTCTTGTTTGTTGCCTTAAAGTGAAAGATGATATGCAATATTTGCAATAGCAAAATCATTCATCAATTAATGATTTGTTTGTACGTGCAGTTTGATGAACAACAAGGAAAGCCTTTACCCAAGTTTGGGGAATGGGATGTGAATGATCCTGCTTCAGCTGAAGGATTCACTGTTATATTCAACAAGGCCAGAGATGATAAGAAAATTGCCTCAGCATCAGGACGATTCCCTTCTCAGCGAAGATATGATTCTCGAAAGCATGgcaaggataaaaaaaagtgcaagagttcctcctcctcctcctcctcaaaGGTACGTATCTAATTATGTTGTTTCTAAACCCTTCTTAATgtacaagaaaaatattatttattcaagaTTGTTCAAGTTtctaatcatattaaaatttcttcttaatgtatattatttattatttatgtatgtTGGCGATGATGATGATATTTGTGTTCATCATTGTGAGCTGAATTGTATATGCATGGTTTTGGTTGCAGAAAAAATGGTCTTGCTTTGGCCCTTAGACATGGATAAGGACGTGTTTCTTGATGCCATAAGTAATATTGATTCTATATCTTATATGTCACTTTTCTTCCGAGGATACGGGTGAAGCAGTACGAAAAGAAAATAGTGCAGCCTGCTCAATTCTCCGTTTAGCTTCTAGTTGTTTCATGTATCGTTGTATTTATAAAATGCAACATCCCAAAACTAATGTAAATACATGAATCAATGAGAACCCTTTTTGCA
This window harbors:
- the LOC100800411 gene encoding myosin-11 isoform X2 — protein: MSENHVAGQVSEADSDSGHGVVHDESNVDTESNTDTYQDQGERVDLRDPEDGKSTEDSARDDMFVDCPDELTTFDGRQKEEEVAAAKNEDDGSEENEVMHQQQSHFDKLGNGVGDGYSSGQLEKVVAQKEIILKEYQEERQTVTQGVLDLCCQLKTLTGQQNEAEVGDREVTDVSLREMIKECLEFVKTASEEQSNSETTINNLREHLSTKDREIEDLNAKLAQLMVSNESMQVSSEAQLEKDRNVEIVIDKMISSLATVVTREQVLDDSISGKIVYIEEGTIHLIEKYNQILSEIYQLGQSFSEVGLDTNEHEYGNILADARGGLLELKKKETELVEKLAHLEDENQKMVDELDKGKVMIRTLNTELGNLKIELEQEKVKCANTKEKLSMAVTKGKALVQQRDSLKKSLADKSGELDKCLIELQEKSVALQAAELAKEELSQSENMVASLQNSLLEKNAVIDQVEEILSQAKPDEPEMFDMPEKLRWLVDDRNTLKEAFLELCKLKKALSLADLPEPVSSSDLESQMKWLTDSLLRAHDNMHTLQEEISTIKESSRNYIDQLSVSLLLALQEKDYLLSELTDLRFKYDELVSKNHQISLEKDQIVHMLVDLCGLNLEDEGIDQISSSTYTIINLCFKVIKGQSGPLSRASHIDAELFERIQSLLYVRDQGLILYEDILEEEMLIRSDVNKLSNELKVVSEEIIALKEERSSLLQDLERSEEKTSMLRDKLSMAVKKGKGLVQDRDNLKGLLNEKNSEIEQLKADLQKQESAVSEYRDEINRLSNDVESIPKLEADLLEMKRDKNQFEQFLMESNNMLQKVMECIDGVALPVVPVFDEPIEKVKWLAGYVNECQDAKVHREQELQLVKENASILEIKLAEAQATVKSLEQELSSSDDNVSQLAEEKIELEHGKVKVEEELQKVKDKVAEVCNTTKSLEDALSQAEKEISILSEEKEQAQVSRVAAERELEIFKDEAARQTSILAEASKTIKDLEDKLSQVEGNANLLTEKYNADQVAKIDMGNELKKLQDEASNHASKLVGASGTIKSLEDALLKAQDDISALEDANKIAKQEISSLGFKLNSCMDELAGKSGSLENKSLQLIGLLNDLQVLMKDTTPFPGIKQCFESKCETLKNMNLILNKIRDNVAMTAKDSKGQPVMVENPLVRETFLDSPENYEVELDNTEIDGADIDTIISSFGKIVKGFQSRNKHIADKFYEFSDFMDEFISPLHEKLLETETMSTTIVENMEIMKKEANTMEKLKEEQENTIATLENNVSVLLSACTDSTIALQSEVDKNLGQPGSISEVEQLNLEAGAQTEHHKNSKYVEATHKLMNASRKAQTLIAQFGCRSEQVDATIEDLRNKLKETTVAFELVTDERDLNKNRVSQLESDIQSLQSACSELKDKLEDYHALEEKLEEKEAEISSMHNALLAKEENSLFPASQMRDLFDKIDRIKIPIVESKEDDLEPHTSAPMRKLFYIIDSVPRLHDQINSLSHDKEKLQSILETRDLDIKDLKDEVKQLNRICEDSKMIKNELSELTYVLEKIMDILGAGEWVVDRKSKGSKELIPALEKHIIAILSESENSKSKAQELDIKLVGSQKVIDELTTKVKLLEDSLQDRTSQPDIVQERSIYEAPSLPAESEIIEVEEGSSLSKKAISPVPSAAHVRNMRKGSTDHLALDISGESDNLINRVDKDDDKGHVFKSLSTTGFVPKQGKLIADRIDGLWVSGGRVLMSHPRARLGLIGYLFVLHIWLLGTIL
- the LOC100800411 gene encoding myosin-11 isoform X1, producing MSENHVAGQVSEADSDSGHGVVHDESNVDTESNTDTYQDQQGERVDLRDPEDGKSTEDSARDDMFVDCPDELTTFDGRQKEEEVAAAKNEDDGSEENEVMHQQQSHFDKLGNGVGDGYSSGQLEKVVAQKEIILKEYQEERQTVTQGVLDLCCQLKTLTGQQNEAEVGDREVTDVSLREMIKECLEFVKTASEEQSNSETTINNLREHLSTKDREIEDLNAKLAQLMVSNESMQVSSEAQLEKDRNVEIVIDKMISSLATVVTREQVLDDSISGKIVYIEEGTIHLIEKYNQILSEIYQLGQSFSEVGLDTNEHEYGNILADARGGLLELKKKETELVEKLAHLEDENQKMVDELDKGKVMIRTLNTELGNLKIELEQEKVKCANTKEKLSMAVTKGKALVQQRDSLKKSLADKSGELDKCLIELQEKSVALQAAELAKEELSQSENMVASLQNSLLEKNAVIDQVEEILSQAKPDEPEMFDMPEKLRWLVDDRNTLKEAFLELCKLKKALSLADLPEPVSSSDLESQMKWLTDSLLRAHDNMHTLQEEISTIKESSRNYIDQLSVSLLLALQEKDYLLSELTDLRFKYDELVSKNHQISLEKDQIVHMLVDLCGLNLEDEGIDQISSSTYTIINLCFKVIKGQSGPLSRASHIDAELFERIQSLLYVRDQGLILYEDILEEEMLIRSDVNKLSNELKVVSEEIIALKEERSSLLQDLERSEEKTSMLRDKLSMAVKKGKGLVQDRDNLKGLLNEKNSEIEQLKADLQKQESAVSEYRDEINRLSNDVESIPKLEADLLEMKRDKNQFEQFLMESNNMLQKVMECIDGVALPVVPVFDEPIEKVKWLAGYVNECQDAKVHREQELQLVKENASILEIKLAEAQATVKSLEQELSSSDDNVSQLAEEKIELEHGKVKVEEELQKVKDKVAEVCNTTKSLEDALSQAEKEISILSEEKEQAQVSRVAAERELEIFKDEAARQTSILAEASKTIKDLEDKLSQVEGNANLLTEKYNADQVAKIDMGNELKKLQDEASNHASKLVGASGTIKSLEDALLKAQDDISALEDANKIAKQEISSLGFKLNSCMDELAGKSGSLENKSLQLIGLLNDLQVLMKDTTPFPGIKQCFESKCETLKNMNLILNKIRDNVAMTAKDSKGQPVMVENPLVRETFLDSPENYEVELDNTEIDGADIDTIISSFGKIVKGFQSRNKHIADKFYEFSDFMDEFISPLHEKLLETETMSTTIVENMEIMKKEANTMEKLKEEQENTIATLENNVSVLLSACTDSTIALQSEVDKNLGQPGSISEVEQLNLEAGAQTEHHKNSKYVEATHKLMNASRKAQTLIAQFGCRSEQVDATIEDLRNKLKETTVAFELVTDERDLNKNRVSQLESDIQSLQSACSELKDKLEDYHALEEKLEEKEAEISSMHNALLAKEENSLFPASQMRDLFDKIDRIKIPIVESKEDDLEPHTSAPMRKLFYIIDSVPRLHDQINSLSHDKEKLQSILETRDLDIKDLKDEVKQLNRICEDSKMIKNELSELTYVLEKIMDILGAGEWVVDRKSKGSKELIPALEKHIIAILSESENSKSKAQELDIKLVGSQKVIDELTTKVKLLEDSLQDRTSQPDIVQERSIYEAPSLPAESEIIEVEEGSSLSKKAISPVPSAAHVRNMRKGSTDHLALDISGESDNLINRVDKDDDKGHVFKSLSTTGFVPKQGKLIADRIDGLWVSGGRVLMSHPRARLGLIGYLFVLHIWLLGTIL